The Alphaproteobacteria bacterium genome includes a region encoding these proteins:
- the cobS gene encoding adenosylcobinamide-GDP ribazoletransferase, which produces MRFILNDFLRDIRLALLFLTRLPLRAAQDEEMVPLAQAMRAFPLAGAFIGLIGGLALLLAEQMELPPIAAGLCAVLAMILLTGGLHEDGLADCADGFGAMGDKDKKLAIMKDSRLGAFGGLALIFSVGLRASLLAAVPASQGCWMLIAAGAISRASSPLIMSASTPAKPEGLGATSGTPDGAVGLWVLSTGLLVAFIALGGSALAAVAYAALAGGLMLLWAKRQIGGYTGDVLGAVIQVVEIAVLFAGLS; this is translated from the coding sequence ATCAGGTTTATCTTGAACGACTTTTTACGCGACATTCGTCTGGCGCTTTTGTTCCTGACCCGGCTGCCGCTGCGCGCGGCGCAAGATGAGGAAATGGTTCCGCTGGCCCAGGCCATGCGCGCCTTTCCCCTGGCGGGGGCCTTCATCGGCTTGATCGGGGGCTTGGCGCTGCTGCTGGCCGAGCAAATGGAATTGCCGCCCATTGCCGCCGGATTGTGCGCGGTGCTGGCGATGATCCTGCTGACCGGCGGCTTGCACGAAGACGGGCTGGCCGATTGCGCCGACGGTTTTGGCGCCATGGGCGACAAAGACAAAAAGCTGGCAATCATGAAGGACAGCCGCCTGGGCGCCTTCGGTGGTTTGGCCCTGATATTCTCGGTCGGCCTGCGAGCAAGCCTGCTGGCCGCCGTGCCCGCCTCTCAGGGTTGCTGGATGCTGATCGCCGCCGGGGCGATCTCCAGGGCCTCGTCGCCCTTGATCATGTCGGCATCGACCCCGGCCAAGCCCGAAGGGTTGGGGGCGACGTCAGGCACGCCCGATGGCGCGGTCGGCCTTTGGGTTCTAAGCACCGGCCTCCTTGTGGCCTTCATCGCCCTGGGCGGTTCCGCCCTGGCGGCCGTGGCCTATGCGGCCCTGGCAGGCGGATTGATGCTGCTGTGGGCCAAGCGCCAGATCGGCGGCTATACCGGCGACGTGTTGGGGGCCGTGATCCAGGTCGTCGAGATCGCCGTATTGTTCGCGGGGCTGTCATGA
- a CDS encoding histidine phosphatase family protein, with translation MKAACCWWIVRHAPVPGAKGHINGWNDVDADVTSVSPRPLLPAKPKAVVASHLKRTSQTAKALGYAPTHIEAELAEQNFGVWQGKSWDEIAGPEGRAFWSDFARNAPPGGESFVQQIERTALALERLSDEIGNGDIVAVLHGGTIRAALAHALSLDPLKAQAFEIENLSLTRLDRTAHGWRIGCVNERLFP, from the coding sequence ATGAAGGCCGCCTGCTGCTGGTGGATTGTCCGCCACGCGCCGGTTCCCGGCGCCAAGGGCCATATCAACGGCTGGAACGACGTCGATGCCGACGTGACGTCCGTTTCGCCCAGACCGCTCCTTCCCGCCAAGCCCAAGGCCGTGGTGGCGTCGCATCTGAAACGCACCAGCCAGACGGCAAAGGCGCTGGGCTATGCGCCCACGCATATCGAAGCCGAACTGGCCGAGCAGAATTTCGGCGTCTGGCAGGGCAAAAGCTGGGACGAGATCGCTGGCCCCGAGGGGCGCGCCTTCTGGTCCGACTTCGCTCGCAACGCGCCGCCCGGCGGCGAATCCTTCGTCCAGCAGATCGAACGCACGGCGCTGGCGCTTGAACGTTTGAGCGACGAAATCGGAAACGGCGACATCGTGGCGGTGCTGCATGGCGGCACCATCCGCGCCGCCCTGGCCCATGCCCTGTCGCTCGATCCATTGAAGGCGCAGGCCTTCGAAATCGAGAATCTTTCCCTCACCCGTCTGGACAGAACGGCGCACGGCTGGCGGATCGGCTGCGTCAATGAACGGTTGTTCCCATGA
- the cobW gene encoding cobalamin biosynthesis protein CobW: MRKIPVTVITGFLGAGKTTLVRHLMSNAQGRRIALVVNEFGDVGVDRELLLACNDAACQEDDIVELANGCLCCTVADDFLPAMTKLIECAQPPEHILVETSGLALPKPLVKAFGWPGIKTKATVDGVVTVVDGPAVAAGRFASSPEEMARPDHENPLDEVFSDQLACSDLVLLNKTDLMDAQTLAALTSDLKARLRQGVKLVATHQGNIAPEILLGLSAAAEDDLEARPSLHDAMGEHDHEDFESFILELGAIANLDDWEAKLKSVIATHDILRVKGFLDVPGKPMRLALQGVGMRIERYFDRPWNETEQRASRLVVIGQKGLDNAAITAALLD, from the coding sequence ATGAGAAAAATTCCCGTTACCGTGATCACCGGCTTTCTGGGGGCTGGCAAGACCACCCTGGTCCGCCATCTGATGAGCAACGCCCAAGGACGGCGCATCGCCCTGGTGGTCAACGAATTCGGCGACGTCGGCGTGGATCGCGAATTGCTGCTGGCCTGCAACGACGCCGCCTGCCAAGAAGACGATATCGTGGAACTGGCCAATGGGTGCCTGTGCTGCACGGTGGCCGACGATTTCCTGCCCGCCATGACCAAGCTAATCGAGTGTGCCCAGCCGCCCGAACATATCCTGGTCGAAACATCAGGACTGGCGTTGCCCAAACCGCTGGTCAAGGCCTTCGGCTGGCCCGGCATCAAAACGAAAGCCACGGTGGACGGCGTGGTGACGGTGGTCGATGGCCCCGCCGTGGCGGCTGGCCGCTTCGCCTCCTCGCCCGAGGAAATGGCCAGGCCCGATCACGAAAACCCGCTCGACGAAGTGTTCTCCGACCAGTTGGCCTGTTCGGACCTTGTATTGCTGAACAAGACCGACTTGATGGACGCACAAACGCTTGCCGCCCTGACCAGCGACTTGAAGGCGCGCCTGCGCCAAGGCGTCAAGCTGGTCGCCACCCATCAGGGCAATATCGCCCCTGAAATCTTGTTGGGCCTGTCGGCGGCGGCCGAAGACGATCTGGAGGCCCGGCCTTCGCTGCACGACGCCATGGGCGAACATGATCACGAGGATTTCGAAAGTTTCATCCTTGAACTGGGCGCCATCGCCAATTTGGACGATTGGGAAGCGAAACTGAAATCGGTCATCGCAACGCACGACATCTTGCGCGTGAAGGGTTTTCTGGACGTGCCGGGCAAGCCGATGCGCTTGGCCCTGCAGGGCGTTGGCATGCGCATCGAACGCTATTTCGACCGCCCCTGGAACGAGACCGAGCAGCGCGCCAGCCGTCTGGTGGTGATCGGTCAGAAGGGGCTGGATAACGCCGCCATCACGGCAGCCCTGTTGGATTGA
- the cobN gene encoding cobaltochelatase subunit CobN, translating to MHLLAAEAGLIDDGSQAVDLEQTPAPLVALSMADAELALLAEAKAGLGVDVPDLRLANISRLAHPMSVDLYAENVLKHAKLIVARLLGGHAYWPYGVEQLSALAKRHNIKLALLAGDAKPDEELAAFSTLPPDVLSRLHDYLAQGGQANARQCLLYAASLMGRQTDWLEPKPLSPAGCWWPGLGETTPDALASHWTPDAPKAAILFYRALSQSGDTAPIAALVSALQRRGFDPLPIFATSLKDSLAAGLIESLLNQYPPAVILNATGFALGEAGSDPLAACDVPILQTVLASSSHADWRNGTRGLPARDIAMSVALPEIDGRILAGAISFKDMSPRDAATQCDMVRHVPHADGISHAADLAQGWVRLRKTLPADQRIAIVLANYPNRDGRLGNGVGLDTPASACEVLKAMRGAGYDVGDAPQDPQSLMRLLLAGPTNDLNKPRQGGEILPLPDYLSFFHTLPQAVQDAVLSRWGSPEADPFFKPSELSCGGFVLSIHWLGHVAIGVQPARGYNIDPASSYHSPDLAPPHGYLAFYAWLRDNFKAHAVIHLGKHGNLEWLPGKALALSPACFPQAILGPVAHFYPFIVNDPGEGTQAKRRSHAVIIDHLTPPLTRAESYGTLQELEQLVDEYAEAAGLDPRRLPVLATDILSHARRLGLDDDCGIKTDDPTDVALKKLDAHLCDIKELQIRDGLHIFGQSPQGDQRTDLLVSLARTPRLGKASILRTLSDDLGLGFDPLDCAFADDWTGPKPAILADLLPQAWRTAGDAVERLEALARQLIGGELVCDAAWTHTQTVLCEIETALGPALDVCGRQEIKNLLHGLRGGFVPPGPSGAPTRGRPDVLPTGRNFHSVDTRSLPTPAAWHLGWKSASLLIERHLQDHGDWPKAMALSAWGTSCMRTGGDDVAQALALMGVRPCWDAGSGRVSGFEILPLSVLDRPRIDVTLRVSGFFRDAFPGLIDLVDSAVRAVAALDEPETMNPLAASTKSEAAILQGNGWDQESSMRRAASRVFGSKPGAYGAGLQALIDEKGWQGDGDLANAYLAWGGYAYGGGAEGEAARDLFENRLSKVEAVIQNQDNREHDLLDSDDYYQFEGGLAATVRNLSGVQPAIYHPDHSRPETPRIRTLQEELARVVRGRAVNPKWIKGVMRHGYKGAFEMAATVDYLFAFAATARCVSDHHFDALFDAYIRDDAVRDFIAEHNPAALSEMQARFQEAIDRELWHPFANDVGEMLDRG from the coding sequence ATGCATCTTCTCGCCGCCGAGGCCGGGCTGATCGACGACGGCAGTCAGGCCGTCGATCTGGAACAGACGCCAGCCCCGCTGGTGGCGCTGTCGATGGCCGATGCCGAACTGGCCCTGCTGGCCGAGGCCAAGGCAGGCCTGGGCGTCGATGTGCCCGACCTGCGGCTGGCCAACATCTCGCGCCTAGCTCATCCAATGTCGGTCGATCTATATGCCGAGAACGTTCTTAAACACGCCAAGCTGATCGTGGCGCGCCTGCTGGGCGGACATGCCTATTGGCCCTATGGGGTCGAACAATTGTCGGCCCTGGCTAAACGGCACAACATCAAACTGGCCCTGCTGGCGGGCGACGCCAAGCCCGATGAGGAACTGGCGGCCTTTTCAACCTTGCCGCCCGACGTCTTGTCCCGGCTGCACGATTATCTGGCCCAGGGCGGCCAAGCCAATGCGCGCCAATGCCTGCTTTACGCCGCATCGCTGATGGGCCGCCAAACCGACTGGCTGGAACCGAAGCCCTTGTCGCCCGCGGGCTGCTGGTGGCCAGGACTCGGCGAAACGACGCCCGATGCGTTGGCAAGCCATTGGACGCCGGACGCGCCCAAGGCGGCCATCTTGTTCTATCGGGCGCTGTCGCAAAGCGGCGATACGGCGCCCATCGCCGCCCTGGTCAGCGCCCTGCAACGACGAGGTTTTGATCCCCTGCCGATCTTCGCCACCAGCCTGAAAGACTCGCTGGCCGCCGGTTTGATCGAATCGCTCCTGAACCAATATCCGCCCGCCGTCATCTTGAACGCCACCGGTTTCGCCTTGGGCGAGGCGGGAAGCGACCCCCTGGCGGCTTGCGACGTTCCCATCTTGCAAACCGTCCTGGCCTCGTCCAGCCATGCCGACTGGCGGAATGGAACGAGGGGTCTGCCCGCCCGCGACATCGCCATGAGCGTCGCCCTGCCCGAAATCGACGGGCGCATTCTGGCAGGCGCCATTTCCTTCAAGGACATGTCGCCCCGCGATGCCGCCACCCAATGCGACATGGTGCGCCATGTGCCGCATGCAGATGGCATTTCGCACGCCGCCGATCTGGCCCAAGGCTGGGTGCGCTTAAGGAAGACCTTGCCCGCCGATCAGCGCATCGCCATCGTGCTGGCCAACTACCCCAACCGCGACGGACGGCTTGGCAATGGCGTGGGGCTGGATACGCCCGCCTCGGCCTGCGAAGTGCTAAAGGCGATGCGGGGCGCCGGTTATGACGTTGGCGACGCCCCGCAAGACCCGCAATCCTTGATGCGGCTTCTGCTGGCCGGTCCCACCAACGATTTGAACAAGCCAAGACAGGGCGGAGAAATCTTGCCCCTGCCCGATTATCTGTCCTTCTTCCATACACTGCCCCAAGCCGTGCAGGACGCCGTTCTTTCCAGATGGGGGTCGCCCGAAGCCGATCCGTTTTTCAAGCCGAGCGAGCTAAGTTGCGGCGGTTTCGTCCTAAGCATCCATTGGCTGGGCCATGTCGCCATCGGCGTGCAACCGGCCAGGGGATACAATATCGACCCTGCCAGCAGCTATCATTCGCCCGATCTTGCTCCGCCGCATGGCTATCTGGCCTTCTATGCCTGGCTGCGCGACAATTTCAAGGCCCATGCGGTGATCCATCTGGGCAAGCACGGCAATCTGGAATGGCTGCCCGGCAAGGCGCTGGCCCTCTCGCCCGCCTGTTTTCCGCAGGCCATCTTGGGGCCGGTTGCGCATTTCTATCCCTTCATCGTCAACGATCCCGGCGAGGGCACGCAGGCCAAGCGCCGCAGCCATGCCGTGATCATCGATCACCTGACCCCGCCGCTGACCCGCGCCGAAAGCTACGGCACGCTGCAAGAGCTTGAGCAACTGGTCGATGAATATGCCGAAGCGGCGGGCCTTGATCCCCGTCGCCTGCCCGTGCTGGCGACCGATATCCTTTCGCACGCCAGACGGCTGGGGCTGGACGATGATTGCGGAATCAAAACAGACGATCCCACCGATGTGGCGCTGAAAAAACTGGATGCCCATCTGTGCGACATCAAGGAACTGCAAATCCGCGATGGGCTGCACATTTTCGGCCAGTCGCCCCAGGGCGATCAGCGCACCGATCTTCTGGTCTCGCTGGCGCGCACCCCCAGGCTGGGCAAGGCGTCGATCCTGCGCACCCTGTCGGACGATCTGGGTCTGGGCTTCGACCCGTTGGACTGCGCCTTCGCCGATGATTGGACCGGCCCCAAACCCGCCATTCTGGCCGATCTTCTGCCCCAGGCTTGGCGCACGGCGGGCGATGCGGTAGAGCGGTTGGAGGCTTTGGCCCGCCAGTTGATTGGCGGCGAACTTGTTTGCGATGCCGCCTGGACACATACGCAGACTGTTCTTTGCGAAATCGAAACGGCGCTGGGACCGGCGCTGGACGTCTGCGGACGCCAAGAGATCAAGAACCTGCTGCATGGCCTGCGGGGGGGCTTCGTACCCCCCGGCCCATCGGGCGCTCCTACGCGCGGGCGGCCCGACGTTTTGCCCACCGGGCGCAATTTCCACTCGGTCGATACGCGCTCCTTGCCCACACCCGCCGCATGGCATCTGGGCTGGAAATCGGCAAGCCTGCTGATCGAGCGCCATCTGCAAGATCATGGCGACTGGCCCAAGGCGATGGCGCTGTCGGCCTGGGGAACCAGTTGCATGCGCACCGGCGGCGACGATGTGGCCCAGGCCCTGGCGCTGATGGGGGTGCGGCCTTGTTGGGATGCCGGATCGGGCCGCGTTTCGGGGTTCGAGATTCTGCCGCTGTCGGTTTTGGACCGGCCACGCATCGACGTTACCTTGCGCGTCTCGGGTTTCTTTCGCGACGCTTTCCCCGGCCTGATCGATCTGGTCGACAGCGCGGTGCGCGCCGTGGCGGCTCTTGACGAACCCGAAACGATGAACCCGCTGGCGGCGAGCACGAAATCCGAAGCCGCGATATTGCAGGGCAATGGATGGGATCAGGAAAGCTCGATGCGCCGGGCCGCCAGCCGCGTCTTCGGATCGAAGCCAGGGGCCTATGGGGCAGGCCTGCAAGCCCTGATCGACGAGAAAGGCTGGCAGGGCGATGGCGATCTGGCCAACGCCTATCTGGCCTGGGGCGGCTATGCCTATGGCGGCGGGGCCGAGGGCGAGGCCGCCCGCGACTTGTTCGAAAACCGGCTTTCCAAGGTCGAGGCCGTGATCCAGAACCAAGACAATCGCGAACATGATCTGTTGGATTCGGACGATTACTACCAATTCGAAGGCGGCTTGGCGGCGACGGTGCGCAACCTAAGCGGCGTCCAGCCCGCCATCTATCATCCCGACCATTCGCGCCCGGAAACGCCCCGCATCCGCACGCTGCAAGAGGAACTCGCCCGCGTGGTGCGCGGTCGCGCGGTCAATCCAAAATGGATCAAGGGCGTCATGCGCCACGGCTATAAGGGTGCTTTCGAAATGGCGGCGACGGTCGACTACCTGTTCGCCTTCGCCGCCACCGCGCGGTGTGTGAGCGACCATCATTTCGACGCGCTGTTCGACGCCTATATCCGAGATGACGCCGTGCGCGATTTCATCGCCGAACATAATCCGGCGGCGCTTTCGGAAATGCAGGCCCGCTTCCAAGAAGCCATCGACCGCGAACTGTGGCACCCCTTCGCCAATGATGTAGGGGAGATGTTGGATCGGGGCTAG
- the cobT gene encoding nicotinate-nucleotide--dimethylbenzimidazole phosphoribosyltransferase, producing MSVRLPASMADVLEMLGELPGPGLGALAKANEREPQLTKPPGALGRLEEISAWMCAWQDNHPPRLERPRCVVFAGNHGVAARGVSAFPPEVTAQMVANFQHGGAAINQLCWASGAELTVTALDLERPTADFTKEAAMSECDFIDAFCKGMASVKPGTDLLAIGEMGIANTSAAAAVAHALFGGEAQNWTGPGTGVQGQALDRKAQVVGEAVAFHKPGILNPIDALRRLGGRELAAMAGAVLAARFMRVPVLLDGYVCTAAAAPLHLVHPMALDHCLVAHASAEPAHRALCSKLGKTPLLDLGLRLGEASGAALAIGIVKGAVACHTGMATFAEAMVSGKG from the coding sequence ATGTCCGTCCGCCTCCCCGCCTCTATGGCAGATGTTCTTGAAATGTTGGGCGAATTGCCGGGGCCGGGGCTTGGGGCGTTGGCCAAAGCCAATGAGAGGGAACCACAACTGACCAAGCCGCCCGGCGCCTTGGGCAGGCTTGAGGAAATTTCCGCCTGGATGTGCGCTTGGCAAGACAACCATCCGCCCCGTCTGGAACGGCCCCGTTGCGTCGTTTTTGCGGGCAATCACGGCGTTGCCGCCAGGGGCGTCTCGGCCTTTCCGCCCGAGGTCACGGCCCAGATGGTGGCCAATTTTCAGCATGGCGGGGCTGCGATCAATCAATTGTGCTGGGCTTCTGGCGCCGAATTGACGGTAACAGCGCTCGATCTTGAGCGCCCGACAGCGGATTTCACCAAAGAAGCCGCGATGAGCGAGTGCGACTTCATCGACGCATTCTGTAAGGGCATGGCGTCGGTCAAGCCGGGCACCGATTTGCTGGCCATCGGCGAAATGGGCATCGCCAATACTTCGGCGGCGGCGGCGGTGGCGCATGCCTTGTTCGGGGGAGAAGCCCAGAATTGGACGGGACCGGGCACCGGCGTTCAGGGCCAAGCCCTTGATCGTAAGGCCCAGGTGGTCGGCGAGGCGGTGGCCTTCCACAAACCCGGAATTCTCAACCCCATCGACGCCTTGCGCCGCTTGGGCGGGCGCGAACTGGCGGCCATGGCGGGAGCGGTGCTGGCGGCGCGTTTCATGCGCGTGCCGGTGTTGTTGGACGGCTATGTTTGCACGGCGGCGGCGGCACCCTTGCATCTCGTTCATCCAATGGCGCTTGATCACTGCCTGGTGGCGCACGCTTCGGCGGAACCGGCGCACCGAGCGCTTTGCTCGAAACTGGGCAAGACGCCCTTGCTTGATCTGGGTCTGCGCTTGGGCGAAGCGTCGGGGGCGGCGCTGGCCATCGGCATCGTCAAAGGGGCGGTGGCCTGCCATACCGGCATGGCCACCTTCGCCGAGGCGATGGTCAGCGGGAAGGGCTAA
- a CDS encoding type II toxin-antitoxin system RelE/ParE family toxin, with amino-acid sequence MIRSWRNQPSRKLWDEGHSSKFRGLDQEAAIDLLLALNVAKSLKDLSPLASVGLHKLKGDRKSQWAMTVNGPWRICFEFKDGDAHEVEIVDYHKG; translated from the coding sequence ATGATACGATCATGGCGCAACCAGCCCAGCCGCAAATTGTGGGATGAAGGCCATTCATCCAAATTCCGTGGCCTGGACCAGGAAGCCGCCATCGATTTGTTGTTGGCCCTGAATGTAGCCAAGTCGCTGAAGGACTTAAGCCCGTTGGCAAGCGTTGGTCTTCATAAGTTGAAGGGGGATCGCAAAAGCCAATGGGCGATGACCGTCAATGGACCGTGGCGCATCTGCTTCGAATTCAAGGACGGTGATGCCCATGAAGTTGAAATCGTCGACTATCACAAAGGATAA
- a CDS encoding HAMP domain-containing protein, with amino-acid sequence MGSFVWSSDLLVGHERIDLDHRQLVDLSSEVEDLIATGGDIETLRHKLSELYTRLAAHCSFEEELMRTLPHEPFGARVNDHIARHAVMLDTARELLEKANRHLAGQPSQMEPDSKQVIALMKTLIQEDRELVGILAGRKRQANAGLLAAGKMARPVTVGMYLTFILVSVLLLLLAMLGLTYYETTERVEGETRNAARAVLGSIANDVAGTLNDNRDAMERIANRPLIRTPTQEKCDGILWEFREIFPRFANATTIELDGTALCSAVPQPGGKPVNVGKAEWFQRAQAEKTFVVGKPFLGPITGRWVSVLILPVYDDQGVHLRYLGFPLDLAALVPRLGDMPLHEDSVAGIATQDGTIVWRSKDADNWVGKSLKDRTAFSNFVEMGIGETTTSGVDDVERTYFFERIEASGWVAWIGVPTDTPRTILLKVLPPVALLGLFGLSLVSVISFLLTRRIVGPMRELAETARAIQNGKLDARARLDGPREVVEVAREINAMIDLRERQTDELMRSNVELERFAYVASHDLQEPVRTVVAYSQLLERKNADRLDDDGKEYLGFIVGGAKRMGELVRDLLSYSRISGAGRKFAAVDLAALATDAVESLREMTEQSGASVEVDSACLPTVLGDAMQLTELLQNLVINAIRFCKPGIPPRIRITATANESHATICVSDNGIGIERQYWDHIFLVFKRLHGASYPGTGIGLAICKRIVEGHGGRIWVASKPGEGSSFFFTLPLA; translated from the coding sequence TTGGGCAGTTTCGTCTGGTCGAGCGATTTGCTTGTCGGGCATGAGAGAATCGACCTGGATCATCGGCAACTGGTTGATTTGTCCAGCGAGGTCGAGGACCTGATCGCCACAGGCGGCGACATTGAAACGCTTCGCCACAAATTGTCGGAGCTTTATACGCGGCTTGCCGCGCATTGTTCCTTTGAAGAGGAATTGATGCGAACGCTGCCGCATGAACCTTTTGGCGCGCGCGTCAACGACCATATCGCCCGTCATGCGGTCATGCTTGATACAGCCAGGGAATTGCTGGAAAAGGCCAACCGCCATCTGGCGGGCCAGCCGTCTCAGATGGAACCCGACAGTAAGCAGGTCATTGCCTTGATGAAAACGCTGATCCAGGAGGATCGCGAACTGGTCGGCATTCTGGCGGGCAGGAAGCGCCAGGCCAACGCAGGTTTGCTTGCCGCAGGGAAGATGGCGCGTCCGGTGACGGTCGGCATGTATCTTACATTCATTCTGGTCTCTGTTCTGCTGCTGTTGCTGGCCATGCTGGGCCTCACTTACTACGAAACCACCGAGCGGGTGGAAGGCGAGACCAGGAATGCCGCCCGCGCCGTTCTGGGCAGCATCGCCAATGATGTGGCGGGAACCTTGAACGACAATCGCGACGCCATGGAGCGTATCGCCAACCGGCCTCTGATCCGCACGCCAACGCAGGAGAAATGCGACGGCATCTTGTGGGAATTCAGGGAAATCTTTCCGCGTTTCGCCAATGCCACGACCATCGAGTTGGACGGCACGGCGCTTTGCTCCGCCGTGCCGCAGCCGGGCGGCAAGCCGGTCAATGTCGGCAAGGCAGAATGGTTCCAGCGCGCCCAGGCGGAAAAAACCTTTGTGGTCGGCAAGCCCTTTCTTGGCCCCATTACCGGGCGCTGGGTTTCGGTGTTGATTCTTCCGGTTTACGACGATCAAGGCGTTCATTTGCGCTATTTGGGTTTCCCGCTCGATCTTGCCGCCCTGGTTCCAAGACTTGGCGACATGCCCTTGCATGAAGACAGCGTGGCGGGCATTGCGACCCAGGATGGAACGATCGTCTGGCGAAGCAAGGACGCAGACAATTGGGTGGGCAAAAGCCTGAAGGACAGAACGGCGTTCTCGAACTTTGTCGAGATGGGGATCGGCGAGACGACGACAAGCGGGGTCGACGATGTCGAGCGCACCTATTTCTTCGAACGGATCGAGGCGAGCGGTTGGGTGGCCTGGATTGGCGTTCCTACCGACACGCCGCGCACGATTTTGTTGAAGGTGCTTCCACCGGTTGCCCTGCTTGGCCTTTTTGGCTTGAGCTTGGTGTCGGTCATTTCGTTTTTGCTGACAAGGCGGATCGTCGGGCCGATGCGTGAACTGGCCGAAACAGCCCGCGCCATTCAGAATGGCAAGTTGGATGCCCGCGCCCGCCTTGACGGCCCGCGCGAGGTGGTCGAAGTGGCGCGTGAAATCAACGCCATGATCGACCTGCGCGAACGCCAAACCGACGAGTTGATGCGGTCCAACGTGGAATTGGAGCGCTTCGCCTATGTCGCTTCGCACGATCTTCAAGAGCCGGTGCGAACCGTCGTGGCCTATTCACAGCTTCTTGAGCGCAAGAACGCAGACCGTCTTGACGACGATGGAAAGGAATATCTTGGCTTCATCGTCGGCGGTGCCAAGCGGATGGGGGAGTTGGTCAGGGACCTGTTGAGCTATTCCAGAATCTCAGGCGCTGGCCGCAAGTTCGCCGCAGTCGATCTTGCCGCCTTGGCCACGGACGCCGTGGAAAGCCTGCGGGAAATGACGGAGCAAAGCGGAGCTTCTGTCGAGGTGGATAGCGCTTGCCTGCCAACGGTGCTGGGCGACGCGATGCAGTTGACGGAATTGCTGCAAAATCTTGTGATCAACGCCATCCGTTTTTGCAAGCCGGGCATTCCTCCCCGGATTCGCATAACCGCCACGGCGAACGAAAGCCACGCCACCATTTGCGTCTCGGACAACGGCATCGGAATCGAAAGACAGTATTGGGACCACATCTTCCTTGTCTTCAAGCGGTTGCATGGCGCTTCTTATCCGGGAACCGGGATCGGTCTGGCCATCTGCAAACGGATCGTCGAAGGGCATGGCGGGCGGATTTGGGTGGCGTCGAAGCCGGGAGAGGGCAGTTCGTTCTTCTTTACCTTGCCCTTGGCCTGA
- the cobU gene encoding bifunctional adenosylcobinamide kinase/adenosylcobinamide-phosphate guanylyltransferase, translating into MITLVLGGARSGKSAFAESLFPKGGLYIATADILDAEMQARIELHKNRRGAGWTTLEAPLDLAGALGSHDQPALVDCLTLWTSNLLLAGRDASLEVEEVAVALQAHSQDAVLVSNEVGLGIVPDNALARAFRDQAGIVNQKVATIADRVVFIAAGLPMVLKGSL; encoded by the coding sequence ATGATCACCCTGGTGCTGGGCGGCGCGCGTTCCGGAAAAAGCGCCTTCGCGGAATCGCTGTTTCCCAAGGGCGGTCTTTATATCGCCACCGCTGACATTTTGGACGCGGAAATGCAGGCCCGCATCGAGTTGCACAAAAACAGGCGGGGCGCTGGCTGGACGACGCTGGAAGCGCCCCTCGATCTGGCGGGTGCGCTTGGCTCGCATGACCAGCCCGCCTTGGTCGATTGCCTGACCTTATGGACCAGCAATCTGTTGCTGGCCGGGCGCGACGCAAGCCTTGAGGTTGAGGAAGTCGCCGTTGCTCTGCAGGCGCACTCGCAAGATGCGGTTTTGGTGTCGAACGAGGTGGGGTTGGGCATCGTGCCCGACAACGCCCTGGCCCGCGCTTTTCGCGATCAGGCGGGCATCGTCAATCAGAAAGTGGCCACCATCGCCGACCGCGTGGTCTTCATCGCCGCCGGTCTGCCGATGGTCTTGAAAGGAAGCCTATGA